The following proteins are co-located in the Pedobacter sp. FW305-3-2-15-E-R2A2 genome:
- a CDS encoding NUDIX hydrolase, whose protein sequence is MEERNPWTTIESRKIYDNNWIGLTEHQVINPSGGKGIYGEVHFKNLAIGILPLDEELNTWLVGQYRFPLKAYSWEIPEGGGPLGSDPLDSAKRELLEETGLSATDWVELQRMHLSNSVSNELAIIYIARGLSMGIAEPEETEELRLRKLPFQEAYEMVLNGEITDSMSVAAILRTKIILQESQL, encoded by the coding sequence ATGGAAGAACGCAATCCCTGGACCACTATTGAGAGCCGCAAAATCTATGACAACAACTGGATTGGGCTAACAGAACACCAGGTGATCAACCCATCCGGAGGTAAAGGAATATATGGCGAAGTACATTTCAAGAACTTGGCCATTGGAATTTTACCTTTAGACGAGGAGTTGAACACCTGGTTGGTTGGACAATACCGCTTTCCTTTAAAAGCTTACAGCTGGGAAATTCCGGAAGGCGGAGGTCCCTTGGGTTCCGATCCGCTGGATAGTGCCAAACGAGAACTATTGGAAGAAACCGGGCTTTCGGCAACAGACTGGGTAGAGCTTCAGCGCATGCACCTCTCCAATTCGGTAAGCAATGAACTGGCCATTATTTATATCGCCAGAGGCCTGAGTATGGGCATTGCTGAACCTGAAGAAACCGAAGAGCTCCGGCTCCGTAAACTTCCTTTTCAGGAAGCGTATGAAATGGTCTTAAATGGGGAGATCACTGACAGCATGAGTGTTGCTGCCATTTTAAGAACAAAAATAATCCTTCAGGAATCTCAGCTATAA
- a CDS encoding lysophospholipid acyltransferase family protein: protein MNKFFGYIFSPLFYLFFGLTLIVFQPIQWVCYRLFGYQAHKASVDGLNFFLTYCDLLLGSSVTFINEQDIPVEQPKIFVANHQSMYDIPGLIWFLRKHHIKFISKIELTKGIPSISFNLKYGGGANIDRKDSKQAVGEIIHLGNRMKANNWSAMIFPEGTRSKDGNLKPFHVGGIATLLKKVPNALIVPIAIENSWKMVQYGTFPLSFGEKIRWTVLKPIDSTGKNPEEVTQEAEQAIRRKLGQ from the coding sequence ATGAATAAATTTTTCGGATACATTTTCAGTCCATTGTTTTACCTCTTCTTTGGGCTGACCTTAATTGTTTTTCAGCCCATTCAATGGGTGTGTTATCGCTTGTTCGGTTATCAGGCACATAAAGCCTCAGTAGATGGTTTGAATTTCTTTCTCACCTACTGCGACCTTTTACTGGGCAGTTCTGTTACTTTTATCAATGAACAGGACATCCCCGTTGAGCAGCCCAAAATATTTGTCGCCAACCACCAGAGCATGTATGATATTCCCGGGCTGATCTGGTTTCTAAGAAAACACCACATCAAGTTTATCTCGAAAATAGAGCTGACCAAAGGCATTCCCTCCATTTCCTTCAACCTTAAATATGGAGGGGGGGCTAATATCGACCGTAAAGACAGCAAACAAGCCGTTGGCGAGATCATCCATCTGGGGAACAGAATGAAAGCAAACAACTGGTCTGCGATGATTTTTCCTGAAGGTACACGTTCCAAAGACGGAAACCTGAAGCCCTTTCATGTAGGCGGGATTGCCACACTTTTAAAAAAGGTACCCAATGCATTAATCGTTCCTATCGCGATTGAGAACTCCTGGAAAATGGTACAGTATGGCACTTTCCCCCTCAGTTTCGGTGAAAAGATTCGCTGGACCGTATTAAAGCCAATAGATTCCACCGGCAAAAACCCAGAGGAAGTTACTCAGGAAGCAGAACAGGCAATTCGCCGGAAATTAGGACAGTAA
- a CDS encoding LytTR family DNA-binding domain-containing protein: MTKLKCIAVDDEPLALDIIEDYVSKVPFLELVKRTENAIEALQLVQAGGIDLVFLDIQMPELTGIQFLKIANGKSNYILTTAYSQYALESYDLNVSDYLLKPIAFDRFYKAVEKVHNQQQKAAEPSPAPPPVIAPLMSTPVAVHPVQDFIFVKTEHKIQKIQLDDILYIEGLKDYISIYTKAERIITLQNMKKMEETLPNGQFIRVHKSYIIALDKIESIERSRISIFGKVIPIGDTYRDEFFKHIDNKNI; this comes from the coding sequence ATGACAAAGTTAAAATGTATTGCGGTCGATGATGAACCATTGGCACTTGATATTATAGAGGATTATGTGTCAAAAGTTCCGTTCCTGGAGCTGGTCAAAAGGACAGAAAATGCGATTGAAGCATTACAGCTGGTACAGGCAGGAGGGATTGATCTGGTTTTTCTGGACATTCAGATGCCTGAACTTACCGGAATCCAGTTTTTGAAAATTGCTAATGGGAAATCAAATTATATCCTGACTACTGCTTATTCACAATATGCTTTGGAAAGTTATGACCTGAACGTCTCAGATTACCTCTTGAAACCAATTGCATTTGACCGTTTCTATAAAGCGGTGGAAAAGGTACATAACCAACAACAAAAAGCGGCAGAACCGAGCCCGGCTCCTCCACCTGTAATTGCACCGTTGATGTCAACACCAGTGGCTGTACACCCTGTTCAGGACTTTATCTTCGTCAAAACAGAGCATAAGATTCAAAAAATTCAACTGGATGATATTCTTTACATTGAAGGGCTAAAGGATTACATTTCTATCTATACCAAAGCGGAAAGGATCATTACACTTCAGAACATGAAGAAAATGGAAGAAACCCTGCCAAACGGACAATTTATAAGGGTGCATAAATCCTATATCATTGCCTTGGATAAGATTGAAAGTATTGAACGCAGCAGGATCAGCATCTTCGGTAAAGTCATTCCGATAGGAGATACCTACCGCGATGAATTCTTCAAACACATCGACAATAAGAATATTTAA
- a CDS encoding sensor histidine kinase, translated as MKNKGPLIVHVVFWSLILALISLNIIFAKEAQTLSSVSIRYGYSGLINISIFYINYMLLIPMLIKEQKKYGLYIGSILLLIVVMSAIKTVIASLNPEVILVTWEGGKRDYIPIGTFGAVSIFTCGFFVVASSLLKFAVDWFGNERVQRNLESEKKEMELQFLKSQLNPHFLFNSLNNIYSLAYQKSDKTADAILKLSEIMRYMIYESNDSWVSLSKEIEYVQSYIELQKLRFRDGAAVELSLNGEIENQQIVPLILISFVENAFKHGVANDPKDPIKINIIANQKILHFSVTNKKNKHNKDEVGGVGLNNVERRLQLLYPERYKLNIVNSATHYTSELMLDL; from the coding sequence ATGAAAAATAAAGGCCCTCTGATTGTACATGTTGTTTTCTGGTCGTTAATACTAGCCCTTATTTCCTTGAACATCATATTCGCCAAAGAAGCACAAACGCTATCTTCGGTTTCAATTAGATATGGCTACTCCGGTCTGATCAATATTTCTATTTTCTATATCAACTATATGCTTCTCATTCCGATGCTGATCAAAGAGCAGAAGAAATATGGTTTATATATAGGGTCAATCCTGCTCCTGATCGTGGTCATGAGTGCCATCAAAACGGTTATCGCCAGCCTGAACCCAGAAGTCATCCTGGTGACCTGGGAAGGAGGGAAACGGGACTATATCCCTATCGGAACCTTTGGCGCTGTTTCTATATTTACATGTGGCTTTTTTGTAGTGGCCAGTTCTCTGCTCAAATTCGCTGTAGACTGGTTCGGGAATGAACGTGTGCAGCGAAACCTGGAAAGCGAAAAGAAAGAAATGGAACTGCAATTTCTTAAATCCCAGCTAAACCCGCATTTTCTCTTCAATTCCCTGAATAATATTTACTCACTCGCTTATCAGAAGTCTGATAAAACAGCAGATGCAATTCTTAAGCTTTCGGAAATCATGCGTTATATGATTTATGAAAGTAACGACAGCTGGGTTTCACTCAGTAAAGAAATTGAATATGTTCAAAGTTATATTGAACTCCAGAAATTAAGGTTCAGAGATGGAGCAGCGGTGGAGCTGAGCCTGAACGGTGAAATCGAGAATCAACAAATTGTACCACTCATCCTGATCTCTTTTGTGGAGAATGCTTTTAAACATGGTGTGGCCAACGATCCAAAAGATCCGATCAAGATCAATATCATTGCCAATCAAAAGATCCTGCACTTCAGTGTGACCAATAAAAAGAATAAGCACAACAAAGATGAAGTAGGAGGAGTGGGTCTCAATAATGTAGAACGAAGGTTACAATTGCTATATCCTGAAAGATATAAATTAAATATTGTAAATTCGGCTACCCATTACACCAGTGAATTAATGCTAGATTTATGA
- a CDS encoding ATP-binding cassette domain-containing protein, whose translation MKDLIIETRGLNYYFGNQKVVDDLSLKVEKGSIYGFLGPNGAGKTTSIKILLNLLKSPADTVFLFGKEINSNRIASLKRLGALVEQPAIYAHLSGEENLYNRCMLLGINRTKAKEMLRLVGLEDAATKKAGKYSLGMKQRLGIALALLSDPELLLLDEPTNGLDPNGIIEIRNLMIELATKHQKTILVSSHLLAEIERIATHVGIINKGKLLFQGTINELHDLSKPMIELELNDIAKGQEFLKNNGYQLLGSTEKKIILPFISTEECGKLNTLLIQHGFTVYSIYQVRKDLEHLFLDITKNN comes from the coding sequence ATGAAAGACCTGATCATTGAAACCCGCGGACTTAACTATTATTTTGGTAACCAAAAAGTAGTTGACGACCTGTCGCTGAAGGTAGAGAAAGGAAGTATTTACGGTTTTCTGGGCCCAAATGGTGCCGGTAAAACGACTTCAATAAAAATCCTTTTAAATCTTTTAAAATCACCGGCAGACACCGTGTTTCTTTTTGGTAAGGAAATCAACTCCAATCGAATCGCCAGTTTAAAACGCCTTGGCGCACTCGTAGAACAACCCGCAATTTACGCACACCTTTCCGGCGAGGAAAACTTATACAACAGGTGTATGTTATTGGGCATTAACAGGACTAAAGCGAAAGAGATGCTTCGTCTGGTAGGCCTGGAAGATGCTGCTACTAAAAAAGCAGGAAAATATTCATTGGGCATGAAACAGCGCCTGGGCATTGCCCTTGCCTTGTTATCAGATCCGGAACTGTTACTTTTGGATGAGCCTACAAATGGCCTTGACCCTAATGGGATCATCGAAATCAGAAATCTGATGATCGAGCTCGCCACAAAACACCAAAAAACAATCCTTGTTTCCAGCCATCTGTTGGCGGAGATTGAACGGATCGCCACTCATGTAGGCATTATTAACAAAGGAAAACTACTCTTCCAGGGCACCATCAATGAATTGCATGATTTGAGCAAGCCAATGATTGAACTGGAGTTAAACGATATTGCCAAAGGCCAGGAATTCCTGAAAAACAATGGCTATCAGCTACTAGGCAGCACCGAAAAGAAAATCATTCTTCCTTTCATTTCCACCGAAGAATGCGGCAAGCTAAATACCTTACTGATACAACATGGCTTTACGGTTTACAGTATTTATCAGGTTAGAAAAGATCTGGAGCATTTATTCCTTGACATTACTAAAAACAATTAA
- a CDS encoding ABC transporter permease: MRSLLLSLRSEFYKSRKTLAFWASILLPLLICGLITFGFLSNAEKIIKMHYPPQVLWMNFSGGALGVMGMLILPFYVIFMAFSVNNIEHKNDTWKTLFAQPLHKFSIYAAKYLYAVILIFICLFLFALFTVLFGHLLQALNSGFTFNGYSPVAFLSKLYFKMFLSSLGILSLQFIISLIWSDFLKPMGIGFVGIIAGIIVATKGWEYAYLVPYSHPTLALSMSKSKNMDQLFSQEIYSSLIYALIFFIAGYFIVARKSIK, encoded by the coding sequence ATGCGCTCTTTACTCCTATCCTTACGATCTGAATTTTATAAATCAAGAAAGACGCTTGCTTTTTGGGCTTCGATCCTACTTCCATTGTTGATTTGCGGCCTGATTACTTTTGGATTCCTCAGCAATGCAGAAAAAATCATCAAAATGCATTATCCGCCACAAGTGCTATGGATGAACTTTAGTGGAGGTGCCCTTGGTGTGATGGGCATGTTGATCCTTCCTTTTTATGTGATCTTCATGGCTTTCTCTGTCAACAATATTGAACATAAGAACGACACCTGGAAAACCCTCTTTGCACAACCACTCCATAAGTTTTCAATTTATGCAGCAAAGTATTTATATGCGGTGATACTGATCTTTATTTGTCTGTTCTTATTTGCACTGTTCACCGTCTTATTTGGCCATCTTTTACAAGCATTAAACAGTGGTTTTACGTTCAATGGATATTCGCCCGTCGCCTTTCTGTCAAAATTATATTTCAAGATGTTCCTTTCTTCCCTGGGCATACTCTCCTTACAGTTCATCATTAGCCTGATCTGGTCGGACTTTTTAAAGCCTATGGGGATTGGGTTTGTCGGGATCATTGCCGGAATTATTGTCGCCACCAAAGGATGGGAATATGCCTACCTTGTTCCTTACAGTCATCCTACGCTGGCTTTATCCATGAGCAAGTCTAAAAATATGGATCAACTGTTTAGTCAGGAGATCTACAGCAGCCTTATTTACGCCCTTATCTTCTTTATCGCCGGTTACTTTATCGTCGCCAGGAAGAGCATCAAATAG
- a CDS encoding M20/M25/M40 family metallo-hydrolase: MKKLTITALALCISVSLSAQEKVDMNMVQKIRQEGLENSKVMDIAFQITDVAGPRLSNSPGLKRAQDWAVRQFTSWGLKNVHLESWGQFGKGWQIDKYYAATTLPYYHAIIGAPKAWTPGTKGAIKSEVILIKADTVTDLLPYKGKLAGKIVIFDQVTLQPLQNSYKPDAVRYTDSVLSKMAEATASPQTQRPRTGAANNMMAQMMKMREVRAAMASFMQQEQVGLILSYARGNHGTFFTSNGASYALDAKPVSPELEISAEDYLHMLRLLRAGEKVEVEADIRTSFYDQDPKGYNVIAEIPGTDKKLKEEIVMIGGHYDSWHSATGATDNAAGAAVMMETMRILKTINFKPKRTIRIALWSSEEQGLFGSRGYVAQHFGDPKTMILTKDHKKISAYYNLDNGTGAIRGIYLQGNAAAGPIFQDWLSPFHDLGAKTVTLSNTGGTDHQAFDAVGIPGFQFIQDPMDYNTRTHHSNQDTFDRLAEEDLKRAATIVASFVYHTSERKELIPRKELPKAPEAPKQ; encoded by the coding sequence ATGAAAAAATTGACAATAACGGCATTGGCACTGTGCATCAGTGTTTCCTTATCTGCCCAGGAGAAGGTGGATATGAATATGGTACAAAAAATAAGGCAGGAAGGCCTTGAAAACTCAAAAGTGATGGACATTGCCTTTCAGATCACCGATGTGGCAGGGCCAAGGTTATCCAATTCTCCCGGTTTAAAACGCGCACAGGACTGGGCAGTGCGACAATTTACTTCCTGGGGATTAAAGAATGTACACCTGGAATCCTGGGGACAGTTTGGAAAGGGCTGGCAGATTGATAAATATTATGCGGCAACTACCCTTCCGTATTACCATGCGATCATTGGTGCACCTAAAGCATGGACACCCGGAACCAAAGGTGCGATTAAATCCGAAGTCATCCTCATCAAAGCAGACACCGTAACCGATCTTTTGCCTTACAAAGGGAAACTTGCCGGCAAGATCGTGATCTTCGATCAGGTGACCTTACAACCCTTACAAAACAGTTATAAGCCAGATGCAGTCAGGTATACCGATTCCGTGTTGTCTAAAATGGCAGAGGCAACCGCCTCGCCTCAGACACAACGCCCACGTACCGGAGCAGCCAACAATATGATGGCTCAAATGATGAAAATGCGGGAAGTACGTGCGGCCATGGCGAGCTTTATGCAACAGGAACAAGTTGGCCTGATCCTCAGTTATGCAAGAGGAAACCATGGAACCTTCTTTACCAGCAATGGTGCCTCTTATGCCCTCGATGCAAAACCGGTCTCTCCTGAGCTGGAAATCTCCGCAGAAGATTACCTCCACATGTTGCGCCTCCTACGGGCCGGAGAAAAGGTAGAAGTAGAAGCAGACATCAGGACTTCCTTCTACGATCAGGACCCTAAGGGATATAATGTGATTGCAGAAATTCCGGGAACGGATAAGAAATTAAAAGAAGAAATCGTGATGATCGGCGGACACTATGATTCCTGGCATTCGGCTACTGGTGCGACCGACAATGCTGCCGGAGCAGCAGTGATGATGGAAACCATGAGGATTTTAAAAACCATTAACTTTAAACCTAAACGGACCATCAGAATTGCCCTATGGAGTTCTGAAGAACAGGGTTTGTTTGGATCGAGAGGTTATGTGGCCCAACATTTTGGAGATCCAAAGACCATGATACTGACCAAAGATCATAAAAAGATCAGCGCCTATTATAATCTGGACAACGGAACAGGTGCGATCCGGGGAATTTATTTACAGGGAAACGCAGCAGCAGGACCAATATTCCAGGATTGGCTCAGTCCATTCCATGATCTGGGTGCAAAAACAGTAACACTTAGCAATACCGGAGGGACGGATCACCAGGCATTTGATGCCGTAGGTATTCCCGGCTTCCAGTTTATTCAGGATCCAATGGACTACAATACCCGGACCCACCATAGCAATCAGGATACATTTGACCGCTTAGCGGAAGAAGATTTAAAAAGAGCCGCAACCATCGTTGCCTCTTTCGTTTACCATACTTCCGAACGCAAAGAGCTAATTCCAAGAAAAGAATTGCCAAAGGCGCCTGAGGCACCAAAGCAGTAA
- a CDS encoding BlaI/MecI/CopY family transcriptional regulator produces the protein MDIKDLTKAEEQLMQILWQIEKGFVKDVMDFLPEPKPAYNTVSTIIRILEVKGFIGHEAFGKSHQYFPLISREDYKRHATEKLLGNYFENSVESMFSFFVKEEKLDLSDVDEILKMINKIKNRPR, from the coding sequence ATGGACATTAAAGATTTAACAAAAGCAGAAGAACAATTGATGCAGATTCTATGGCAAATAGAAAAGGGATTTGTAAAAGACGTGATGGATTTTCTACCAGAGCCAAAGCCTGCCTATAACACGGTATCTACGATTATCAGGATTCTGGAAGTAAAGGGTTTTATCGGGCACGAGGCTTTCGGAAAATCGCATCAGTACTTTCCGCTCATCAGCAGGGAAGATTACAAACGCCATGCTACGGAAAAGTTGCTAGGCAACTATTTTGAGAATTCTGTGGAAAGCATGTTTTCCTTTTTTGTTAAGGAGGAAAAACTTGACCTGAGCGATGTAGATGAAATTTTAAAAATGATTAACAAAATTAAAAACAGACCGAGATGA
- a CDS encoding TonB family protein translates to MSWAHYILQANIYLVLFYGFYKLFLAKETYFILNRIYLISAGICSLSIPFLRFEWFGKQAVATPIYIGVGQLNELITQVSIASDAPEKLSSGNVIVMIYLTGLMIFGLLFLYKLFKVRRLLKQEHVGNAFSFFRKKRIDENLPEVQTIDRHEEIHIRQLHTLDVLFFELLGIFTWFNPIIYFYKHTIKNIHEYLADEEAAKFQGDKEQYALLLLSRAFGIAPNSLTNTFFNKSLIKKRIFMLHKQRSKKTAVLKYGLFLPLFAITLVMSSATIRSNEKIIAVTEEIPLNTPLNVVKEVISAPIEIAVSNLKSKEVKSQNVTDPAWEGFYNYLKRGIRYPAEAYNTDLQGNSQIKFSLKDGHIGSISVVNKLGSGFETEIMRIVLSYRDFKSSQDGHYALPVSFILSGATSPKRNPKLSPVNGYKSLSKITVMGYKSEPVNANATSLNQIQTDPNDVKIYDFVSIDKQPGFPGGMDKFYYYLKQAVSYPAEARDKNVQGKVFLSFTVEKNGDLADIKVERKLGAGTDEEAVRVLKESPKWIPGIYQGKTVRVKYNIPINFTLTSDPPAGNKTGKVIGLSVTEGTDKKLKFTGLGTGKDPLVILDGKKYELDLNQINPNNIASIEILKDASATTLYGTAALNGAILITTKTALQAKQKVDKKD, encoded by the coding sequence ATGAGTTGGGCACATTATATCCTGCAGGCCAATATATACCTGGTATTATTCTATGGCTTTTATAAATTATTTTTAGCTAAGGAGACCTATTTTATCCTGAACAGGATATACCTGATCTCTGCGGGAATATGTTCACTATCGATCCCATTTTTAAGGTTCGAATGGTTTGGTAAGCAGGCTGTGGCGACACCCATCTATATCGGTGTTGGTCAGTTAAATGAACTCATCACACAAGTTAGCATCGCATCGGATGCTCCGGAAAAGTTAAGTTCCGGCAACGTCATCGTGATGATCTATTTGACTGGTCTGATGATTTTCGGTCTCCTGTTCCTCTATAAATTGTTCAAGGTCCGACGTTTGCTTAAACAGGAGCACGTGGGAAATGCTTTTTCTTTTTTCAGAAAGAAAAGAATTGATGAAAACCTGCCGGAAGTTCAGACCATCGACAGGCATGAGGAGATTCACATTCGTCAATTGCATACGCTGGACGTGCTGTTCTTTGAATTGTTAGGCATTTTCACCTGGTTCAATCCCATCATTTATTTTTATAAGCATACCATTAAAAACATTCACGAGTACCTGGCAGATGAGGAAGCTGCTAAATTTCAGGGCGACAAAGAGCAATATGCCTTGCTCCTTTTAAGCAGAGCTTTTGGCATTGCCCCAAATAGCCTTACCAATACTTTCTTTAATAAATCACTGATAAAAAAGAGAATATTTATGCTTCATAAACAAAGATCAAAAAAGACCGCTGTACTAAAATACGGCTTGTTTTTACCTCTTTTTGCCATCACGCTGGTCATGTCGTCTGCCACTATCCGCAGCAACGAAAAGATCATAGCAGTAACAGAAGAGATTCCATTAAATACCCCTTTGAACGTCGTGAAAGAAGTCATATCTGCACCTATAGAGATTGCGGTATCGAATTTGAAGAGCAAAGAGGTTAAATCACAAAACGTAACTGACCCAGCCTGGGAAGGTTTTTACAACTACCTTAAACGCGGCATCAGATATCCGGCAGAAGCTTACAACACCGACCTTCAGGGGAACAGTCAGATTAAATTTAGTCTGAAAGACGGGCATATTGGATCGATCAGCGTCGTCAACAAACTGGGTTCAGGATTTGAAACCGAGATCATGAGGATCGTGTTGAGCTACAGGGATTTCAAAAGCAGCCAGGATGGCCACTATGCATTGCCTGTTTCCTTTATCCTATCCGGAGCTACCAGTCCTAAAAGGAATCCGAAATTAAGTCCGGTAAATGGATACAAGAGCCTTAGCAAAATCACGGTTATGGGTTATAAATCTGAGCCGGTAAATGCGAATGCCACTTCTTTGAACCAAATTCAGACAGATCCAAATGATGTTAAAATTTATGACTTTGTTTCCATCGACAAACAACCAGGATTTCCCGGAGGAATGGACAAATTCTATTACTATCTAAAACAGGCCGTCAGTTATCCGGCAGAGGCCCGGGACAAGAACGTGCAGGGTAAAGTGTTTCTATCCTTTACCGTAGAGAAAAACGGTGACCTTGCAGACATTAAGGTAGAAAGGAAGCTTGGGGCAGGAACGGATGAAGAAGCCGTAAGGGTCTTGAAGGAATCACCGAAGTGGATTCCAGGCATTTACCAAGGAAAAACGGTCAGGGTAAAATACAACATTCCAATTAATTTCACCTTAACAAGTGATCCTCCTGCCGGCAATAAAACGGGTAAAGTAATCGGGCTGAGCGTTACAGAGGGTACAGATAAAAAGCTGAAATTTACAGGCCTCGGTACTGGTAAAGATCCATTGGTCATCTTAGATGGTAAGAAATATGAGCTCGACCTAAATCAAATCAATCCAAACAACATCGCCTCCATCGAAATCTTAAAAGACGCATCAGCGACTACGCTTTATGGTACCGCAGCTTTAAACGGTGCCATTTTAATCACCACAAAAACCGCTTTACAAGCGAAACAGAAAGTAGACAAAAAAGACTAA